TGCATGCCTTGTTAGTCCACTTTCACAAGCTGCCTGACATGTTGATTTGTTTGTACTACGAGAAAACATTTCCTGAACTGTTACCACATTTTCCATGATGTGCATGGGAGGCCACTTCTACTTGTGTCTTTCACAGAGCCGATGGTCATCAGCTCTGTATGATAGTTCTTAATTGTCTCTGGACATATTGAAGCGTTTACTCCCTTCTCTCTACGCCACCAACTTTGCACTAAAATAATCAATGTCCTCACTTGATAACCCAAAGCAATCTGAGCTCGCTCACAAACAGACAATTCCTCAGCCATGTTTGGTTACAATGCACCAGCTGTTTTTGTTGCTCTTTTAGttcacaaatgtttttttatccaAATGTCTGATAGAGATTTTGGTGTATAGTATATGAATTCAGTACATCGTGTTAATTTACTTTGCAATAATTGGTCAGATTAAGTTAACACTTTTTATGTTGATTGTCTTTAAATCTGTCATAACagaaatttactgtaatttaaactaacaattaaaCACAGTTCACAGCATATTTAGGAGAACGTTGTCAACAACAACTCTTTGTAGTTACGTATTGTAGCAGTATGTAGACTGAAATAGTATGTctatgaatattttcttgttttctcTGTTTTTTACTTATATGTATAATGTTACAGTTTGTATGAGTCctctatatatttgtaatagttattCAATTGTTTCAGTGTAATACTACTGGATCCTGTAGAAGACTATTTGAATATGAAGATAATAACAGGATTGAATGTGAAAAACATCAAATGCATCCAATCTACAAATGTTCCAAAAATTCCAGATAACTTGTTTAAGGAAGATTGGGCGAAATACATTAGTGAAGAAGAATTggaaagtaaaagaataaaattgagGGACTGGCTGGTGAAGAATACGATACCCATCATAGAGAGTGGTAAAACGTTGAAGCTGTCTGATGACATGCTTATTATAGAACCACCGTATGGACCAGAACAGTGTATGTCCAGTAACGAAATTGTActtagtaaaatacaaaatttggtCAAGTCAATGCCGGAATAAGAAACTGTCATGTATTTTTATGCCtcagttattataaatacattttatgtaaaggttttaaaaaaacattcctttttgctcattacaatatttcaacttaagtattacaaaaattgtatttctctcaatatagctttactagttttttatttgtttgatcaaTAATACATATCTTTGTGATACTTATcaggaaataaaaatgttcctaAATATTTGTGCTCTGTTTTTGAAGCCTGAGTTTTGAATTAAGCTAGAAACTCTTTCAATTATGTGGTTTCATTTCAGTCAACTTTGCagacaattttgtttatattcaagGTTTAAAACTTTGGATTCTAAGATGACATTTTTGGCCACCAGAAATCTGAATAAAAATCTGTCGGGATGGCTGAAGAATCTAAGAGATAGAGATAAATGACTAATCCCTGAAAGCCTTACTTGTCTGGGAAAGTTTTGAGGTATTTCATTAGGGCTGTTTGAAGGGGGGAGCGACCGGACACCACAGTTTTATTCTCATGAAATGTAAAACACTACCACTGTCGACACTTACTTGTATAATAAtgttatcattatatttatatttgtggaGGGGCACCAAGGTTGTGCTTATGCGCCACCAATCCTAACATTTCATTTGCTATTTATAAGAGCACAATTCTGTTATTTTCCTGAGAGAAAAGATCCTGGGGTGTTACTAATAAAATGAAGTACATAGTCACAGCAACTACTAAAGTAAAAGCATTTTGTGAAGTAAAAGAAATGGTGTGAATAAACAACTACTAGGTAGTTAATACTATATACCACCCGAAACAGATGGCAGTTGTTACTTCCTTATTATCTACACCATAGTAATTATACTATACTTTAGTGGACATCTAACTCTACGAGCTGTGCGATAAAATAAGCATGTAAGGAGGGATCAATTGTCAGATAAGACAATGCACAAATCACCTTTTGACCAGTAATGAAGCTGAAAGTCTTGATGGTTTGCTGGAAAAGAGCTGTGTGAACAAAAACACTGTTTGTATTTTTACAGAACACCTagtcattaaaaagtaaataaatctcaaaaaattgtttatcaataatatcCTAAAGCTAACAAACATGTGTGAACATTACTCTGATGCATACTGAACTGAAATGAAGTGTGACCTACACAAGGGTCCACAATACAAAGCAGTTATTACATTAAGGtagtagttattaaattttattcatatgaatCTGTGAAATATGAAGGATGTATTATCCTTAGAAgcactttcatttttattcatcgAAGACAaagtaattgcttcaaaatcagcaCAACAAAGTATCATTTTATATTCACATCACGCATTGGACCAATCTGTATTTGTGTTATTGTGATCATAAATTTGGATTTTAGGGAAAGATTATATCCTTTTGGATACAAATTATTGTTGTTAGATGCTTTATGTGGTTTAGTTATTCTATCATCCCACTAAAGACCAGCTTAAAGGGTTCAAAATGgcattaatttttttgaatagattctaatattttctgtattatcaTACTTCACTATGGGCAGTTCAACcactttacaaaaatttaaaaaaataatagcctaACAATTA
This Homalodisca vitripennis isolate AUS2020 chromosome 3, UT_GWSS_2.1, whole genome shotgun sequence DNA region includes the following protein-coding sequences:
- the LOC124356890 gene encoding gem-associated protein 6-like translates to MATSTGDEMHRVFTNDPIHFKSLVNSIVEVETVHGSGTHKGILFTIDPVSETVILLDPVEDYLNMKIITGLNVKNIKCIQSTNVPKIPDNLFKEDWAKYISEEELESKRIKLRDWLVKNTIPIIESGKTLKLSDDMLIIEPPYGPEQCMSSNEIVLSKIQNLVKSMPE